The nucleotide window CAAAGCACAGGccacctctcagagcctctgctTGGCTGCAAAGGAATTCACCCCCACCTTAGGATCTAGCTCATTCCCTCCTATAGGGATGATGTCAGCTGGCCCCAAATCTAGGACTGTTGTTGAATTCTCGAATCAGCAGAAATATGTTTTGTTGATCAGAAATGACCTGGGGCAGCTGAGCCAACCTGCAGGGTTGACTGAAGACAGAGGACGGCTCCAGAACAGTCCCGTTTCTGTCATCACTGTGGGGTCACCCTTGGTTACCATGTGCCCCCTGGACTGCAGCCAATGACAGGAATCAAGGCCCTCAGAGGCTCTGTGGACGGCAATTGTGGGAGGGACGCAGCCTCTGACACGAGTATTCCTCTAGTTTCTGGTGTGATCCAGGTCAAAATGTTTTGCAAAGCTGTTGGATGTCACCCCAAAAGGCTGCTGCCCTGTACCCACTGGCCAGATCtgcactctttttaaaaaagtttttattggagtgtatGTTGTCCACTGGCCAGATCTGGAGGAGCTCTTTACCCTTCCAGTAGCCAGCTAGCAGGGGCTGGGGATGAGGATGGAATGGTAAAACCTAACAGCTAATATTTAAACTtcatgcaacaagagaagcctagTCTGGGTGCGTCTTGGAAGCAATAGAGAAACAAAGGCGCTTAAACACTTTTTATAggaaaaattcaaacatatttaAGAGTAGACAAAATACTTAATGAATCCCTATGCTCTCATCAATCAGCCTTAACAATGATCAGCTCATGGCTATTTGACATGTCAAtgccttctctctctgctctctctctctctctctgtatctcttgTATATTCTGTGGACACATTTGACCGTCTAAGGTAGGCAGACTTGTGCCCTCCCCATGACCAGAGATGTCCACGTCCTGATGCCTGGAAACTGAATATGTGAGGTTACATAACAAAAGgaaactgtttgcagatggaaTTACGGTTGTTAGTCAGATGACCTTAAAGTAGAAAGATTATATGGGATTATTTGGGTGAGTCCGAGGTAATCATAAGGGTCTTTAAAtatgggagagggaagaaggggaggTCAGACTGATGCCATGTGAGAAGATCCTGCTGTTTCTGGCTTTGAACATGGAGGAAGGGGACCATGAGCTGAGGAACTCAggtggcctctggaagctggaagatgCAGGGAAATGGATTCCTCCCCAGGGCCTCCAGAAAGGCTCTACCAACACCTCAATTTTAACTCAatgagacccatgtcagacttctgctcttcaaaattgtaagatagtaaatttgtgttgttgtaagccattaagtttgtggtgACTTGCTATAGCAGCCATAGCAAACCAATACACCATCATCTCTTAAGGATGGGAACCAGGTCTATTTCCCTAGACACAGGGTCTCGTCTAGGAGCAGCCCCTCAGAAGGGGACCACTTCTGCACCCCAGAACCTCCTGCAGGCTGAGGTCAAGATGATGTAGCTACGGGGATGCACGAGAAAGGGGTGCTGGAAGAGAATGGTATGGATCccaaagagaaacagaatcaggtGTTTCTATTGTTGAGAAGTCAGTGAAGAGATTGGGACCCCAAGGGTGAAGGTCCTCATGTGCCTGGTGTCAGCAGCCAGGAAGGGTAGGGCTGGCAACGAGTGATGAGCTGTGAGCCAGGACACCTGGgttaggaaggggtggggagctTGAGGAGAGGAGCAGGGTGGGAACACCCAGCTTCCCTGAGTCATTCAAGTGACATCTGTTGCCACAGAATGAATTAGGAACGAGGGTGGAACGTAGAGCTATATTGTTTCCACAACCACTGGCTCAGCCTGTTTCTGATGTCCCCCACCCACTAACAGGATAAAGGGCTGGCTGTCTTGAGGCTGAGGGAGATGCAGAGCGAGATGCAGGGCCATGTCGCAGGGAGCCGGGCTCCTTTGGGCCTGCTCCTGGTCTGTCTTCATCTCCCAGGTATGGAGGCTGTGGCAACCTTTGGGCAGGAGCGGACTGGTGGTCCTCGGGGAACTGGGACTGAGGGAAGAGGTAAAGGTGGGAGTGTGTACAGTTGGGTCCCTGAGGGAGGAAAGAGTTGGCACAGGCAAAGTGGAGGGACTTGAAGCAAAGGGAATCAGGgagtcagggaagggagggcacTGAGACTAAATATCTGGTCCACTGGCtgcctcctcttccccttccctcaggCCTCTTTGCCCGGAGCATCGGTGTGCTGGAGAAGAAATTTCCCCAAGACTTGGGGATCAACCAGCCTCTGCTTGAACGACCTTCCTTGACCAGCCCCTCCAACTTGGAACATCCTCAGCCCAAACCAGACCCTGAGTCTAATGATTCGGCAAGGGCTCCTCTGGAGCCCAATGCTTCTCCATCACCTGGCTCTCAACCTGCAGGAGGTGCTGGGGTACAGATGTGGCCTCCATCTGGGGAGCTGCCCTACATGGATTCCTGGTCCTCGGAGGACCCTTGGCCGATGATGCCTGCTGTGTTCGAGGACTATGTGGGAGAAGAGCTGCCTGAAGAACCGTCCTACTTTTCTAGTGAGGCTGCCCTCCCTCCGGGCAGTGGGCCTTTTCTTGCAGAGCCCTTTGCATACCCCGCGGACCCCTCACCCGAGGCTTCACTCCTCCCCCAGGACTCTGAGTCTAGAGGGCCACTCCACTCTACTGTGCTGGGCGCCCCGAGAAAAATCCTTGCCCGACCCCGTCCCGGGTCTCTCCTCAATGGGATTCTATGGTCACTTCTGCCTGGTTCCCCCTGGGGGGCCCTGAGTCCCAGTGTACCCTGGGGAGGTGGAGGTCCTGGCACTGGATGGAGACCAAAGCCCTTTTACCCTGTGGGAAACTGGGGTAACATTAATCCATACCCAAGTACTAGCTGGGGGTATCCAGGTGCCAGATGGAAGATTATTAATTGGTATCCAGGTACTAGCAGGAAGAATATTTATCTACACCCAGGCAATAATCAATTTCCTCCCGGAGTTCTCCGTGCTCCTGGCTCTTATAGGAGCATCCCAGACAGCTTTCCCAATCCTCAAAACCCTGAGTCATAATGGAGTTAGGAGAATGACAGAGCGGGGGCAGCCCTAAGTTAGAAGTCAGAGAGGGGAGTCCTGCTCCCTCCCCTTGCAGTATGAGCTAAATCAAGATCCTATCAGCTGTTTTCTAGCGTCCTCTCCACTTTCActgcctccctgctccccatATGCTGATCTCCAATAAAACACAGCACTTACTGAATCCGCTTCTTGTCAGTGTCTTTGTTTCTGGGTGCAAACTGGAGTTTTGTCCATCCCCATTTTCTAGTCATCCTCATGTCCCTCTAGGGTCCTCCTGACACTCTCTTGCTATCCCCATCCTTTGCAAAAGATCAAAGCCCAGGTGTTTGAGGGTGGGGCCTTGTGGTCTCATCTGGGCCAAGTGGGAGAGCTGGTTCTAGAATAGTCCTGGAATCTgaaaaggggaggaggggcagcaggACTAACTGAGGTGGCACCTGTGGCAGGAGGCAAGGATGAGGTCCAGGAGGTTGGTACCAGGACCAAGTGGGGAATGAATAGTCTTTGATTCAGAGACACAGAGGGTCAGAGAGAGTCATTTTTGTCTATGCTTACCTTTTCTTCCCAGAAAGTTACGGTTCTTGGAAGTGGAAGAGGCATTGATCTCCCTTACACGCATCACTTGGTACACTGTGCCCCAGAGAACCACAGACTTTGGGCATTTGCTGAACAAATAGCAGACCTCaatagaggaagaaaggaaagggagaagggacagggagagagaaactTGGAGCCAACAGTCCTGCCTATGGCTGCATTTGATGCTTTTATTCTCAAGTGATGACACAGTCTCTTCTTTTGGTCACACTACCCTCCCTTTGGTTTTCCCAGGAGCTCAGTATCCTTGTACAGGAGTTGGAGTGGGGTGAGGAAGGGTCATTCTAAGAAAGTGCAGAAGGAAGTTAACAGAAGCTGGTGGGGGTGATGGGGTTTCCAGGGGGCACACTTCTGGTGTCCACCCATGTCTTCCCATCACCAGTCACACCACCCTCTAtcaccccaacctcctcccccagTTCTTTCCCACCCTGGACTCTCACTTTCTCCCTGTCCTGGGGCAGGCAGTTCTGTTTTCAGCACCTGTCTCTTCCACAAGCCCAAGCTCATTCTCAGGCTTGGTCTCATTTCTGTCTGTCCCTCTTTCTGGCTGCCTCCCTCTCACTCCTATTTGCACTTTTAAATTCTGTGTCAGCACTCCCCTCCTCTGTTCCCCACAAGCACCACGGGAAAGGGACTTTGCTTGTTCACTGCGGAACTCCCAGCACCACGGACAGCGTCTGGACCAAGGTCAGCATTCAGCAAACACTGAGTCAACGCACTCGCACTCTCTCTCTGACTcccttgttttctctcttcttccacttTATTCCTGAGCCACAGGGCTGCACACAGACTCCCATCTGTACTGCTACCATACCCTTCCCAGAGCCTCACTGACATCTCCCTAGAAACCCCACAAAACCCTTCCTAGCTTGGGAATGCTCCAAGAATTCCATTCTTTCACCTTCATTAACAACTGTGAGGAAGAGGTTgtaagataaagaaactgaagctcagagagattaagcaattTACACAAGGTGACATAGCTAACACGTGACAGAGTCAGTGACTCAAACCAAATTTTTCTATCTGTCCAGGGAGTGTTCAAGTATATTATGCAATTAACAAAAACCCATCTAAtttttattgagtacttgctatgtgccagactcCGGACGAGTTGCTTTCACAACACCCTTCCAGCTAATTGCCACAACAATCCCACTGTGTAGGCACTGCTGGGCCCATTATACAGGTGGAgatactgaggcccagagagggaggtGAGCCAAGGCTGACAGAGGTAACACTGAGCCAGGGGAGTGCAGTTCATCCACTACTCGCTGCTGATGGATGGTCCCGGGTAGCCGTGGTCAGCTTTGTCGGACTGGTCTTTGCTTTAGGGCTAGttgttgctattaaaaaaaaaaaagtgagattggTCAGTAATCTGTGATATAATAAATGTCCTAAGGTCTGCAGTGGGAGCTGCTGCTCATAtacagatttttacatttttattagtgGTTAATTGGTGGAAGTAGCTGCTGGAGTAGCAGGAGTCATTTCTTGAAGGTTCTACAGTAGAGAGAGCACTTGGCTGGAAGTTGGAAGACAAGGTTCCCCTTCCATGTGCCCACACAGCTCTCTCTGCTGTGACAATTTGGGCTGGTCATTTGCCTCTGCagaccttagtttcctcatctgtaaaatgggatgacagCAGATGTCCAGTCTACCTCGCAGGATTGTTATGAAACTTAATTAAGATaatgataggacttccctggtggtgcagtggttaagactctgcggtcgcaatgcagggggcccaggttcgttccctggtcaggaaactagatcccacatgcatgccacaactaagactgggccacaaccaaataaaaaaaaataaatgataataaataaataaatattttaaaaaaggtaatgATAAAGTGCATTAGAGACTGAAAAATGGAGCAGGTGTAAGGGCCTGATTATAATGCAAAATGTTGTCTCAGTGAGGCAGTCCTGGTGGCATCTCAGAGAAGGAGAGTTCTCAGCCCACAGTGGGCTGGTCAGGGTAGTGGCCGTAGTTGACTTCACGGTTGACTGTTGAGTGTGGTGTGATGCTTCCCCCTGGGAATTACACTCAAGAGAATTATTCCAAGATCAAGAAGGGAGAGTTGGCTCCTCCTTGAACTATTTCATTCCTCAAACAAACTTGTGTTCTCTCAGACGTTTTTCACTTACACACACACTCTCAGGTGATTGTAATAATGGCGTCCTTTATCACATATTTACCATGAACAAAATGTGTTACAGGGTTATCTCAACTCTCACAACAATTCTAGGATGTACTTACtctgattatttctattttacgggtgaagagactgaggctcagcaaggttaggtaacttgctgaaggtcacacagccagtaagaggTGGAGCTTGGGTATGGTACCATTTGGAAACCACAAGCAAAGTTGGGCAAACTGCACAGAGCAGGTGAAAGCAAGATTCTCCAGCCCCTACAGTTTAATCACCACCTGGAGTCCTTCCTCCGACACGTCCATTTTCAGCCATTTTCATGTCATCTGAAGACCAGCAGCCAGACTGTGCTTTTGTCTCTCCAGACCAAATGCCTGCCTCTTGTGTTCCTCTCATTCCACTGGAAGGATGTCCCCTATTGCCTTtttatacttctttctttctttcttttctttttttttttcattgtttggcagctcacgggatcttagttcctcaaccagggatagaacctgcgcCTTCGGCAATGAAAGCATCGAATCCTAACCAGAGGACCACCAGGGGACTCCCTCTACCTCTTTCTAGGTCTGCTTTCTCCCTTTGCTGTCAGGAAACTGGTAAACACAACAGGAAGACACTTTTATGAGCCCAGATTGTCACACGTGAGAGTGAGCACACCAGCCCTCGGGAAGACTGGTCACATGCCAGGGTTTCTAGTTCTGTCCACTCACAGAATATCCTGGTCAAGGAGGCCTGTACAGTCCAGGGGAGGGATAGTGGGAGGAGAATAGGTGTTTCAGGTCTTAGAGGCATGGTCGTGGCCAGGGTAGGAAGGACCGTTTTCACATTCTCAGTAGCAATGACTGTTCGGGGTTGTTATTGTCCCCACAGAGATCAGTGGGGTGGATATGGCTTATCCTGAGGTGGTAGTAAAGTTGGTGCTATACCTGCTGTTTGGTTTAAAGCAGtgggctaggggcttccctggtggcgcagtgcttgagaatccgcctgccaatgcaggggacatgggttcgatccctggtccgggaagatcccacatgtcgtggagcaactaagcccgtgcaccacaactactgagcctgcgctctagagcccatgagccacaactgctgagcccgtacgccacaactactgaagctcacgcgcctagagcccatactccgcaacaagagaagccaccgcaatgagaagcccacccaccgcaaagaagagtagcccccgcgcaccgtaactagagaaagcccacgcgcagcaaggaagacccaacgcagccaaaaagaaataaatttataaaaaaaataaataaataaagcagtggGCTAGGTTGACGTGAAATAATTTCTGGTCTAATAGGGTCTCCAGTTAGGCAAGTCCCACTGTGGAAAGGTGGTAGAAACAAGTTGTG belongs to Orcinus orca chromosome 10, mOrcOrc1.1, whole genome shotgun sequence and includes:
- the C10H6orf15 gene encoding uncharacterized protein C6orf15 homolog, coding for MQSEMQGHVAGSRAPLGLLLVCLHLPGLFARSIGVLEKKFPQDLGINQPLLERPSLTSPSNLEHPQPKPDPESNDSARAPLEPNASPSPGSQPAGGAGVQMWPPSGELPYMDSWSSEDPWPMMPAVFEDYVGEELPEEPSYFSSEAALPPGSGPFLAEPFAYPADPSPEASLLPQDSESRGPLHSTVLGAPRKILARPRPGSLLNGILWSLLPGSPWGALSPSVPWGGGGPGTGWRPKPFYPVGNWGNINPYPSTSWGYPGARWKIINWYPGTSRKNIYLHPGNNQFPPGVLRAPGSYRSIPDSFPNPQNPES